AGTCTTTGCTttgtaaaagaatatttattttctatgtcATTTAGGtttgatctgttttttttttagtttataatcaTATCATTGTCTGAAAGAATCTAGTTAGCTTGCCAAGATATAGGCGACCGTCATGGTCAAACAAAACCATCTACTAAAAAGGCCCTATATCTTGATATACTATATTCACTAAACCTACAATTTGCTTTATAAATTAGGAAATCCTAAATACTTAATTTATTCAATAGTTTAAGAATCTAAAGTGTTGGTTGGTGTTGTGATCATTTCAGACACTCTTTTCCACAATTATCTTGAACTTTACTTGTTAGGTTCTTTTGATGTGGTAATTTACAGATTGTATTCTTTTTCatcacaataatatttaaatttaaatgctaTATTTTGTGTAGGTAGCTTTCTGTATAGACCACAACCTTAATTAGACTCAGTACATATGGAAATTTCTCTAGTTGATATTTTTAGCATGTGTTTGTAActaaaagtatatattatatccATATATATGACCAAAGTTCTGTGACTTGTTTGTTTCTGATTGGGACGTTATTAGTTAtccaataataaaaaataaatatgtattaataaaGCATTTATAGTGTTTAAAGTGGACGATCATTTCCACTAAGATAAGTCTGAACATTGATGCAAATATGATAATATAACACTATTAAATCCATGTTGAATCGAAAATGAATTTGACACATTGTTCTtcgtttgttatttttaattttcctaAATAGTTGTAAACAATGCAAATCGGTTATTTCATAtccaaaaataaattcattaatattaaaatatttaaattacctAATTCCATGTTATTGACTCGCTAGAAAAGCTAAGttagaaatattttaatgaatttagACAGTTTCCAATTCCTCATATCCAAATCTCGGAAAATCTCTCCAGAAGTTTTACATTCCAATTTACATCCACTAAACAGTAATATTGGTGACATACATAGAAgactatttataatttaaaatttaatatttcagtGTCCTATTAAGTAAATGAAATAACCTTTCGTCCATCAACTTTAAATTAATTTCACACATATTTTCCAAATATCTCATCATAAGGATAATTCACAAAATGTCTTAAATATCCAAAGATAGTAACTCATCCAACCAAATCTACAAAATTCGAGCAATAGTAGGATATTAAATTTGGTAAGAATTCATTACATATTTATTCTTTATAAACTAAGTGATAATACATACCGATTGGATAAGTGTTGATGTGAAATTGGTGGGGAGTATTCTTTCTCGATCCATCGCAAGGTTTAGCTTCAAATCGTCGGAAtattttccatttatcttcatcAAAAAGCTGAAATAGTGCTTGTCCAGTTAATTATGAGGAAGTTTTAATTCAATTCTACAACCTTAATTTAAAGGGAAAGTAATTAAAATTTCTTGTACaataaaccaaagaaaaaaattaaataaatattacgtAGAACTTACATTTGGGTCAGCAAAAATAAGGTGCTTCTCTTTTAGATTTAGCGGGCTTGTTGTTTGCCACACTCTTAATACCTTTTCTCAAACTTCGACATTAGTTGATTTTTCAGTAAGTTCAGAAATTAGGGTGTTAATGTTTGTCATGAAGTTAGACTTTCGATTTTCCTCTGACTTTTCTTAAACGAGTGAGAATTTTTTGGAGAATTAtaagatttgaattttaaattattcttttgaaatgttttaacttttcaTCGGATATTAAAGAGACATCAAAGGATATATAAGTGAGTGTCAATATTCAGATCATTAGGCTAACATACTTAAATGGTGataatcaatcaatttaataatTTGTTAGGGTTGTCtttcaataaaatatatttatttattaattaaagtGTTGAATAAAAAAATGCATAATATATGTAATGTTACAAAGATGATttttacatataaagaaaaCCAAATCTTACTTAACTATATctgatttcttttaaaaaaataatttgcctataatatattcagtttttttaatattctaaaCGATAATATATATGACGTTTGgttcaaaaagatatattttatattagcctaaaaatattaaattttctaatatttatatatgaaaatatattaattcatctACTATcactataaaaataattttatatatttacaatattcAGTATCCAAAGTTTTCCATtacttaataattatattatttacataataaaatatatgtcaaATTACTTTATTAACCTATTAATGTAATGTTCATGACTAATTCTCGTATGAATATGATGCTCTTAGTCAAATATAGTAATTGTgatctattatatattattatatagtaaaaaaatatttgatttatgaatatccaagatttataattttatttgaactatcttaaaatattttatagatttatcTCTATAAATTTACATAGTTATTAGTAAATAATATTTGAGACTCAAGTTCGGTTTTTtggtataatattattaataattttttagtaaaatcgatggtaaatttttttataagttctTCATAACCACTTAAtaccttaaaataaaataaaaagtaataaaaaggGTTGATTTTATTCTACAATATAACACTCAAATTTTAGCTAAacgaaactaaaaatattaaatattaagttaTGTAATAATTTCTTCTAAACCAATATGCAAGAAATTAAAggttaaaattaattcattgccaaagtaaaagaaaatagtGAAATATGTTGGCAGAAAaagggtaatttttttttcagaattttgtttaggaaattaaattaaatttcattagtaataaaatttgatatagaCTAATATAACAAGAACAATGAAGAAATGGTGTTGACTAATGACCAACATCATTAATAATTAAGAAATGGTATTGACAAATGaccaaattaattaataataatttattgcaTCTGTATATTTTCTTGACTggaatttattgttttttttttggtaatcaattttttttttcatttaagaaAAAGAGCTTCATATTCCCTTTATTCTACTTCGAACTTTTTTTCAGTCAGATTTTTTGCGATACAGATTCATCCTTTGGTGTGATTGATCATGGCTGTCCCAGAAAATGCTGATGTGAAAGTGGACTCTTGTGATCAAAATCTAGACAACAACACTGCTTCATTAGCAGCTACGATGATGCCGCCATCTCCTGGTGATCAGAACCCTGAATCCAACTCTTCTGTTGAGACACCAAACTCAACAAAGGAAAATGAAGGGGCTCTCAAGAGTGAGATAAGTCATATGGGTGTTAAGTTTTCTAAACTTAATCCGATGGCTAAGGAGTATGTTCCACAGCCCCTTGCTCCAACCCTCCCCGTGTTTGTGGAGAATAGCTTATGGTTTACCAACAGTTTCGCAATGCAAGCTTTCTCTGCTGAGGACAATGACCTTTTCGATACAAGggtatgtattatgtatatcaTTTTTTACATTATTCTCTGAGTTATGGCCTATATTTGCTGGATTTATTATGTTTCATGAAAATGTCTTGTCAATGTTTGCATCTTGTGAGTTATATAACATGTTTTTGTTTATCATTCTTAGATTGATGAGAAATGTAATATGAAAATCATGATCTGTGTTTGCAATGCTGGATCTAGAATTAATTTAGAGGaccataaatatttaattcaatcttaataaaaaaaaatctgataatTTGAAGAACATGTGAcctatatataatagtttttagaaaataggGGTATCCAGCTATACTTATGACCAACATGTGAcctatatataatagttttgtcCTTTTAATGCAGAGAATGAATTTTGGCCAATGGAAGCCAAGGATGAGCAACAAAACAAGCCTGGCTCAGAAGGAAGAAGTAATCAGGAGAACTGTCCATGTCTTAGACATTGATCAACAGGTCTAAGAAAAGAATTGCTATCTTCAAGAACTCACTTTCTCAGAAGGAAGTGTAATACAACTAACCAAAGCcctcttttgtctttttgtagGTTACTGAGGAGCAACTTGCTGGTCTCTTTCAATCATGTGGGCAGGTACTTGAGTAATGCGTCTTTTagccacttttttttttatatcatcttCAAACTCAAGTCTCATACAGTTTCTTGTTCATTTTTTGGGTCTAAAGATTGTTGATTGTCGTATATGCGGTGACAATAAATCTAGTCTCCGTCTTGCCTTCATTGAGTTCGCTGATGAAGGTACTTCTACTCTTAACTGTTTTATCACTTTAAAATGTTCTTCTTTTGTTTACTAATCAGTGAAGTAATGTCTCAGAGGGAGCTAGGTCTGCTGTAAGCCTATCAGGAACTCTGTTTGGTTCTTATCCTATAAAGGTTCGTCTTTCAAAAACAGCTATTGCACCTGTGGACCCGAGTCTTCTTCCAAAGGTTAGTTAAGTTATCTAAACCAGTCTTAGGTTTGACTCTTCCTCTTATTATTATTCCTGAGATTGCATAATCTTGCTTTCAGTCTCAGGATGAGCGTGAGAAATGTGCAAAGACTGTTTACTGTACTAATATCGACAAGAAGGTAATCTTGATTTTCATTTTCCTAatcacttattttttttttttgaaaaaagggctAAAATattgttgctttttttttttaaaaaaaaaaaaaaaaaaaaaaaagaaaaacctaaTCACTTATTCCtcagatggaactggaaatTGAACCTTTTCTATTCATCTTAATTAGTTTTCGTTTTTGTATTACATACAGGTCACTCAGATGGAACtggaagatttttttaaaacagcaTGTGGGGAGGTACATATTTGGTTATGGCTAGGCAGATTAGATTGTTTATACTTCGTACTATGttgtgtttttagattttacgtcatatttattttcttgtagaTTCAGCATGTGAGGCTTATTGGATACTGTCATCACCAAACCTGCATTGCTTTTGTTGAATTTAAGCGGGTGATTTTCTCTTGCCTGCTTTCTCCGTACATTAATTTTCATTATCACGTTAGTAACTGCATGAACTTGATTCAAAAGTTAAATCATTTtatgataataaaattttcgagttgaacttaattaattttacaGACGTGTTAGTCTTTTGAATGCTGTACGGACTAGATATATATTACGTAATAAATGTGATATACACACTGCAATAATGTGCATGGTCCACTATATATGTTGAATTTTTGTTTGGCCTGATGAGGCAATTTTTAACCCTAATCCCctttatgtaaaaataataaagtgGTAAATGATTAATTTTGAATGTTTCAGGTGGAAAGTGCAGTTTCTGCTCTTAATTGCAGCGGTATTGTCTTGGGCGGTCTCCCTTTATGGTACGTGTTAGAACAGTTtcactattcttttttttttatactgtGGCCTCTTAATTTTTTTCGCGTTTAGTTTTTCATCAATCTATTATAACCATATGCGGTTAGCTCGTTTAGTTTTGGATGCAGAATGTTGCATGctagttgtagatataaataGTTTGGTGgattttgtaacattttctcTTGTTAAAACGCCTCAGGTCTTaagttattttcttttgattcaagTGTAAGAATGTTGGTGTTCTTTAAGGTTAGAAAGACATAATAAACTCATCACTGTGAGATTAATATTGTGCTTTTCTTCTATATGTGTGAAGGGTTAGCCAGTCAAAGACACCAGTGAGGCTAGACCAACCTGATTTAAACTAATGTTAACTGCAACCCGATTCAAAGAGCTCATCAATTCAAAGGAGAGAAAGAGCTACAAATGTCATTTTAAAGATACTCAGAAGCGTTTTATGTTCGTATAATTAACGATCCTTTTGCGACTTAACCTCTCagactttctccttcttctaTTTGCGTtatgaaaaaacaaattgttcGTTTTTTATATTCATGGATCATTTTAAGACTCTTTTTGGGGAATCTTTTATTTTGCTCTGTTTTATGTCTGAATCTCCATGCATAGACATCTGGTAAGAGTACTCAGTGTGTTTAATTAAAATCTTGTCAAATTGTTTCAttgatctttctttttgtttttgttagatttttggAGAGTCTTTGCTTTGTGAAAGAATATTTACTTTCTATGTTATTTAGGTTTGATCTgctttttcttttagtttattATCATATCGTAGTCTGAACGAATCTAGTTAGCCTATCAAGATATAGACGACCATTCCCTTCTGGTCAAACAAAATCATCTACTAAAAAGGCACAATATCTTGATACTATATGTTCTTTAAACCTCCAATTTGTTTGATAGATTAAAAAATAGTACTAAATACCTtgaaattgtttaaaatttggttGGTGTTGTGATCACTTCAGACACTCTTTTCCATAATAGTTTGAACTTTACCTGTTAGGTTATTTTGATGTGGCAATTTACAGATTATACTCTTTTCCATTAAAGTTAATGCTATCTTTTTGTGTAGGTAGCTTTCtgataaaattgattaaacTTTGAATTATAGATCAAACTTTTCAATTCAATTGTCTGAGTTGGTTTGATTTCTTTGAATTATAAATCCTTGGCAAAAACTACACGACCAAGTGTGAAACCACAACTAAAAGTAGACACAATACATATGGAAGTTTCTTTAGTTGATATTTTTAGCATGTGTTTGTAACTAAAAGTATAAATTATTCATCTATATGACCAAGTCCTGTGACTTGTTTGTTTCAGATTGGGACGTTATTAATCTAATAAGAAATAACAT
The nucleotide sequence above comes from Brassica napus cultivar Da-Ae chromosome A9, Da-Ae, whole genome shotgun sequence. Encoded proteins:
- the LOC106362675 gene encoding polyadenylate-binding protein-interacting protein 13-like is translated as MAVPENADVKVDSCDQNLDNNTASLAATMMPPSPGDQNPESNSSVETPNSTKENEGALKSEISHMGVKFSKLNPMAKEYVPQPLAPTLPVFVENSLWFTNSFAMQAFSAEDNDLFDTRRMNFGQWKPRMSNKTSLAQKEEVIRRTVHVLDIDQQVTEEQLAGLFQSCGQIVDCRICGDNKSSLRLAFIEFADEEGARSAVSLSGTLFGSYPIKVRLSKTAIAPVDPSLLPKSQDEREKCAKTVYCTNIDKKVTQMELEDFFKTACGEIQHVRLIGYCHHQTCIAFVEFKRVESAVSALNCSGIVLGGLPLWVSQSKTPVRLDQPDLN